A single region of the Cynocephalus volans isolate mCynVol1 chromosome 12, mCynVol1.pri, whole genome shotgun sequence genome encodes:
- the KLHL42 gene encoding kelch-like protein 42, giving the protein MSAEEMVQIRLEGRCYPVSKRKLIEQSDYFRALYRSGMREALSQEAGGPEVQQLRGLSAPGLRLVLDFINAGGARDGWLLGPRGEQAGGVEEEEEEDMDEVSLLSELVEAASFLQVTSLLQLLLSQVRLNNCLEMYRLAQVYGLPDLQEACLRFMVVHFHEVLCKPHFHLLGSPPPAPGDVGLKQRLREARMTGTPVLVALGDFLVGPLAPHPYQGEPPSMLRYEEMTERWFPLASNLPPDLVNVRGYGSAILDNYLFIVGGYRITSQEISAAHSYNPSTNEWLQVASMNQKRSNFKLVAVNSKLYAIGGQAVSNVECYNPEQDAWNFVAPLPNPLAEFSACECMGKIYVIGGYTTRDRNMNILQYCPSSDIWTLFETCDVHIRKQQMVSVEETIYIVGGCLHELGPNRRSSQSEDMLTVQSYNTITRQWLYLKESTSKSGLNLTCALHNDGIYIMSRDVTLSTSLEHRVFLKYNIFSDSWEAFRRFPAFGHNLLVSSLYLPNKAET; this is encoded by the exons ATGTCGGCCGAGGAGATGGTGCAGATCCGCCTGGAGGGCCGCTGCTACCCGGTGAGCAAGAGGAAGCTCATCGAGCAGAGCGACTACTTCCGCGCGCTCTACCGCTCCGGCATGCGCGAGGCCCTGAGCCAGGAGGCCGGCGGCCCGGAGGTGCAGCAGCTGCGCGGCCTGAGCGCGCCCGGCCTGCGGCTGGTGCTGGACTTCATCAACGCCGGCGGGGCCCGCGATGGCTGGCTCCTGGGCCCGCGCGGGGAGCAGGCCGGGGgcgtggaggaggaggaggaggaggacatggACGAGGTGAGCCTGCTGTCCGAGCTGGTGGAGGCGGCCTCCTTCCTGCAGGTCACCtccctgctgcagctgctgctgtcccAGGTGCGGCTCAACAACTGCCTGGAGATGTACCGCCTGGCACAGGTGTACGGGCTGCCCGACCTGCAGGAGGCCTGCCTGCGTTTCATGGTCGTCCACTTCCACGAGGTGCTCTGCAAGCCCCACTTCCACCTCCTGGggtctcctcccccagccccaggggaCGTCGGCCTGAAGCAGAGGCTGAGGGAGGCCCGCATGACTGGCACTCCTGTCCTGGTGGCCCTGGGGGACTTCCTGGTGGGACCCCTGGCCCCGCACCCCTACCAGGGGGAGCCCCCGTCCATGCTCAGGTACGAGGAGATGACTGAGCGTTGGTTCCCGCTGGCCAGCAACCTTCCTCCCGACCTGGTGAATGTCAGGGGTTATGGGTCCGCCATCCTGGACAACTACCTCTTCATAGTGGGCGGGTACAGAATCACTAGCCAGGAGATCTCGGCCGCGCATTCCTACAACCCCAGCACCAACGAGTGGCTCCAGGTGGCCTCCATGAACCAGAAGAG GTCTAACTTCAAACTTGTGGCCGTTAATTCAAAACTCTATGCCATTGGCGGGCAGGCTGTTTCTAATGTTGAGTGTTACAACCCCGAGCAGGACGCGTGGAATTTTGTGGCACCCTTACCAAATCCTCTGGCTGAGTTCTCTGCCTGCGAGTGTATGGGGAAAATCTATGTCATTGGAGGATATACAACCAGAG ACCGGAACATGAACATTTTGCAGTACTGCCCCTCTTCTGACATCTGGACGCTCTTTGAAACATGTGACGTCCACATTCGCAAGCAGCAGATGGTGTCTGTGGAGGAGACCATCTACATCGTGGGCGGGTGTCTCCATGAGTTGGGGCCCAACCGCAGGAGCAGCCAGAGCGAGGACATGCTCACCGTGCAGTCCTATAACACCATCACCCGGCAGTGGCTCTATCTCAAGGAGAGCACATCCAAATCGGGTCTGAACTTGACTTGCGCACTGCATAACGATGGCATCTACATCATGAGCAGAGACGTCACCCTGTCAACCAGCTTGGAGCATCGAGTTTTTCTCAAGTACAACATCTTTTCAGATAGTTGGGAAGCATTTCGGCGATTCCCAGCCTTTGGACATAACTTGTTGGTTTCCTCTCTTTATCTGCCCAATAAAGCAGAAACATGA